In Kineococcus rhizosphaerae, the following proteins share a genomic window:
- a CDS encoding adenine phosphoribosyltransferase → MRVPDAEEVERTVVAGFRDVPDFPRPGVVFKDITPLLADPVAFGRVTGALAAVAREAGATAVAGIEARGFVLAAPAAERAGLAFWPVRKAGKLPPPVLRRDYALEYGTASLELAASAVRPGERVLLVDDVLATGGTARAACELLEEAGTEVVGLAVLLELAFLHGRRALGGRAVVALHAQD, encoded by the coding sequence GTGAGGGTGCCGGACGCCGAGGAGGTCGAGCGGACGGTCGTCGCCGGGTTCCGGGACGTCCCCGACTTCCCGCGGCCCGGGGTGGTCTTCAAGGACATCACCCCGCTGCTGGCCGACCCCGTCGCCTTCGGACGCGTGACCGGGGCCCTGGCCGCTGTCGCCCGCGAGGCCGGGGCCACCGCGGTCGCGGGCATCGAGGCGCGCGGGTTCGTGCTCGCCGCGCCCGCCGCCGAGCGCGCGGGGCTGGCGTTCTGGCCCGTGCGCAAGGCGGGCAAGCTCCCGCCGCCGGTGCTGCGCCGCGACTACGCCCTCGAGTACGGCACCGCCTCCCTGGAGCTGGCCGCCTCGGCGGTCCGCCCGGGTGAACGGGTCCTGCTCGTCGACGACGTGCTCGCCACCGGCGGCACCGCCCGGGCGGCCTGCGAGCTCCTCGAGGAGGCCGGCACGGAGGTCGTCGGTCTCGCGGTCCTGCTCGAACTCGCGTTCCTGCACGGCCGTCGCGCCCTCGGCGGGCGGGCCGTCGTCGCCCTGCACGCGCAGGACTGA
- a CDS encoding RelA/SpoT family protein: protein MADGTDTHATDTPAPAEPRPVTPGPVVPVPQPGQRPATAARPGPRRGQDTYTGPVTAGRMLSRLARFGQQRQQSVSPVLEPLLRTVRTTHPKADLSVVEKAFERAERAHDGQKRKSGDPYITHPVAVATILAELGMTPSTLAAALLHDTVEDTDYELKTLRSEFGDEIALLVDGVTKLDKVTYGDAAQAETVRKMIVAMAKDIRVLVIKLADRLHNARTWRYVSASSAEKKARETLEIYAPLAHRLGMNTIKWELEDLSFATVYPKVFDEIVRLVADRAPAREDYLQGVRNQIEDDLKSARVKATVTGRPKHYYSIYQKMIVRGRDFAEIYDLVGVRVLVESVRDCYAVLGALHARWNPVPGRFKDYIAMPKFNMYQSLHTTVIGPEGKPVEIQIRTYNMHQRAEYGVAAHWKYKDDPNAVSAGGARPQTEMDWLKSVVDWQRESATGDFLDDLRWEIGANQVFVFTPKGDVQQLPAGSTPVDFAYAVHTEVGHRTMGARVNGRLVPLDSTLDNGDLVEVFTSKADGAGPSRDWLNFVKSPRARNKIKQHFSKERREEAIEAGKDEIARAMRKQHLPLQRLLSHDSLQVVARELNHPDVSALYAAVGERHVSAQHVVDKLIAAVGGEAAVEEDLAEATTPGRTRPGRSSGEAGVVVAGADDVWVKLARCCTPVPNDPIVGFVTRGAGVSVHREDCENVEKLREEPERIVDVQWASAMPTGQTRLFLVQIQVEALDRARLLSDVTRVLSDNHVNILSATVSTSRDRVALSKFSFEMAEPNHLNQVLGAVRRVDGVFDAYRVMASRPQKT, encoded by the coding sequence ATGGCAGACGGCACGGACACCCACGCCACGGACACGCCCGCGCCCGCAGAACCCCGGCCGGTCACCCCGGGCCCCGTCGTCCCGGTTCCCCAGCCCGGTCAGCGACCGGCCACCGCCGCGCGCCCCGGCCCGCGCCGCGGGCAGGACACCTACACCGGCCCCGTGACGGCCGGGCGCATGCTCTCGCGCCTGGCCCGCTTCGGCCAGCAGCGCCAGCAGAGCGTCTCCCCGGTCCTCGAACCGCTGCTGCGCACCGTCCGCACGACCCACCCGAAGGCCGACCTGTCGGTCGTGGAGAAGGCGTTCGAGCGGGCCGAGCGCGCGCACGACGGCCAGAAGCGCAAGAGCGGCGACCCGTACATCACCCACCCCGTCGCCGTCGCCACCATCCTCGCCGAGCTCGGCATGACGCCCTCGACGCTGGCGGCGGCGCTGCTGCACGACACCGTCGAGGACACCGACTACGAGCTGAAGACCCTGCGCTCGGAGTTCGGTGACGAGATCGCCCTGCTCGTCGACGGCGTCACCAAGCTCGACAAGGTCACCTACGGCGACGCGGCGCAGGCCGAGACGGTGCGCAAGATGATCGTCGCGATGGCCAAGGACATCCGCGTCCTGGTCATCAAGCTCGCCGACCGGCTGCACAACGCCCGCACCTGGCGGTACGTCTCGGCCAGCTCGGCGGAGAAGAAGGCCCGCGAGACCCTCGAGATCTACGCCCCGCTGGCCCACCGCCTGGGCATGAACACCATCAAGTGGGAGCTGGAGGACCTGTCGTTCGCGACGGTCTACCCGAAGGTGTTCGACGAGATCGTCCGGCTGGTGGCCGACCGCGCCCCGGCCCGCGAGGACTACCTGCAGGGCGTGCGCAACCAGATCGAGGACGACCTCAAGAGCGCGCGGGTCAAGGCGACCGTGACGGGCCGGCCCAAGCACTACTACTCGATCTACCAGAAGATGATCGTCCGCGGCCGCGACTTCGCCGAGATCTACGACCTCGTCGGGGTCCGCGTCCTGGTGGAGTCCGTGCGCGACTGCTACGCCGTCCTCGGTGCGCTGCACGCGCGCTGGAACCCGGTCCCGGGCCGGTTCAAGGACTACATCGCGATGCCCAAGTTCAACATGTACCAGTCGCTGCACACGACGGTCATCGGGCCCGAGGGCAAGCCCGTCGAGATCCAGATCCGCACGTACAACATGCACCAGCGCGCCGAGTACGGCGTGGCGGCGCACTGGAAGTACAAGGACGACCCGAACGCCGTCAGCGCCGGCGGGGCCCGGCCGCAGACCGAGATGGACTGGCTGAAGTCCGTCGTGGACTGGCAGCGCGAGTCGGCCACCGGGGACTTCCTGGACGACCTGCGCTGGGAGATCGGCGCGAACCAGGTCTTCGTGTTCACGCCCAAGGGCGACGTCCAGCAGCTGCCCGCCGGTTCCACCCCCGTCGACTTCGCCTACGCCGTCCACACCGAGGTCGGTCACCGGACGATGGGCGCGAGGGTCAACGGCCGCCTCGTCCCGCTGGACTCCACGCTCGACAACGGCGACCTCGTCGAGGTCTTCACGTCCAAGGCCGACGGCGCCGGCCCGAGCCGGGACTGGCTGAACTTCGTCAAGAGCCCCCGGGCCCGGAACAAGATCAAGCAGCACTTCTCCAAGGAGCGGCGCGAGGAGGCGATCGAGGCCGGCAAGGACGAGATCGCGCGCGCCATGCGCAAGCAGCACCTGCCGCTGCAGCGGTTGCTGTCGCACGACTCCCTGCAGGTCGTGGCCCGCGAGCTCAACCACCCCGACGTCTCGGCGCTGTACGCGGCGGTGGGGGAGCGGCACGTCTCGGCGCAGCACGTCGTCGACAAGCTCATCGCGGCCGTCGGCGGGGAGGCCGCCGTCGAGGAGGACCTCGCCGAGGCCACCACCCCCGGGCGCACCCGGCCCGGGCGCAGCAGCGGTGAGGCCGGGGTCGTCGTGGCCGGCGCCGACGACGTCTGGGTCAAGCTCGCGCGGTGCTGCACGCCCGTGCCGAACGACCCCATCGTCGGGTTCGTCACCCGCGGCGCCGGGGTCTCGGTGCACCGCGAGGACTGCGAGAACGTCGAGAAGCTGCGTGAGGAGCCCGAGCGCATCGTCGACGTGCAGTGGGCCTCGGCGATGCCGACGGGTCAGACCCGGCTGTTCCTGGTGCAGATCCAGGTGGAGGCCCTGGACCGCGCCCGGCTGCTCTCGGACGTCACGCGGGTCCTGTCGGACAACCACGTGAACATCCTGTCCGCCACGGTCAGCACGAGCCGTGACCGGGTGGCGCTGTCGAAGTTCTCCTTCGAGATGGCCGAGCCGAACCACCTCAACCAGGTGCTGGGGGCGGTCCGCCGGGTCGACGGGGTGTTCGACGCCTACCGGGTCATGGCGTCCCGTCCGCAGAAGACCTGA
- the secF gene encoding protein translocase subunit SecF: MGMAQLGNRLYTGESSFDFVGRRKLWFLIAAALVLVSAVLLWKPGLTYGIEFEGGAEFRVSGTTNQDAAREAVAAVVPDTVPTVTTAGDAVRVQTETLTTAQLDDLKGELAQKLGVDPANVTSSSIGPSWGADVTNKAITGLVVFLVIVSIVMAVYFRAWTMAAASLVALFHDLVITAGVYALVGFEVTPASVIGFLTILGYSLYDTVVVFDKVRENTEEAFVRRDRTFGAAANHAINQTVVRSVNTTVVALLPVAAILFIGDLLLGAGTLRDISLALFVGMLVGAYSSIFVATPLLVVLRGREAKVKELDADVRAGVRPDEPVAAE, translated from the coding sequence TCGGGCGCAGGAAGCTGTGGTTCCTCATCGCCGCCGCGCTCGTGCTGGTCTCGGCCGTCCTGCTCTGGAAGCCGGGCCTGACGTACGGCATCGAGTTCGAGGGCGGCGCGGAGTTCCGCGTCTCGGGGACGACGAACCAGGACGCGGCCCGCGAGGCCGTCGCGGCGGTCGTGCCCGACACCGTGCCCACCGTCACCACCGCCGGCGACGCCGTCCGGGTCCAGACGGAGACCCTGACGACGGCCCAGCTCGACGACCTCAAGGGCGAACTGGCGCAGAAGCTCGGCGTCGACCCCGCGAACGTCACGTCCTCGAGCATCGGCCCGAGCTGGGGGGCCGACGTCACGAACAAGGCCATCACCGGCCTCGTCGTCTTCCTCGTCATCGTCTCGATCGTCATGGCGGTCTACTTCCGGGCCTGGACGATGGCGGCCGCCTCGCTCGTCGCCCTGTTCCACGACCTGGTCATCACGGCCGGGGTCTACGCCCTCGTCGGGTTCGAGGTCACCCCGGCCTCGGTCATCGGGTTCCTCACCATCCTCGGGTACTCGCTCTACGACACCGTCGTCGTCTTCGACAAGGTGCGCGAGAACACCGAGGAGGCGTTCGTGCGCCGCGACCGCACGTTCGGCGCGGCCGCGAACCACGCCATCAACCAGACCGTCGTGCGCTCGGTGAACACCACCGTCGTCGCCCTGCTGCCCGTCGCGGCCATCCTGTTCATCGGCGACCTCCTGCTCGGGGCGGGGACGCTGCGCGACATCAGCCTCGCGCTGTTCGTCGGGATGCTCGTCGGCGCCTACTCCTCCATCTTCGTCGCCACGCCCCTGCTCGTCGTGCTGCGCGGCCGCGAGGCCAAGGTCAAGGAGCTGGACGCCGACGTGCGCGCCGGTGTGCGCCCCGACGAGCCGGTGGCGGCCGAGTGA